DNA from Rosa rugosa chromosome 6, drRosRugo1.1, whole genome shotgun sequence:
TACGTTGCAAAACAGTAGATTCATTATCTGAAGTTGAAGCATCATCTCCTGTAGTTGTGGCCTTGGCCAAGGCCACCTTATATACCTTTCAACTGTCGCTTGACTCATCGATCTCATGTGAAAAAGATTAGTTTGTATAAGTCAGAAACTACATGTAGGCTTCAAAAGAAATTGTCAAAATCTAATTTCATGTTACCTTAGCCTTAGCAGCATAAACTTTTCCGTTTGGTCTAATCTAACTTCAGATGAGTGTCCCTTAGATCTGAATAGTTTGCATTTGCTTAGGTAGGTTTACCAGATTTTCTTACTGTAAACGCATGATCAGTGATCAGTTATAAGTTTGAAGTACATTTCATAAACTTGTGACAGTGTTAAAATTCTCTATCGATTTCAATTATTTTTGTAGCTTAATAATACATGAATAAAATTTGCCAGGTGATGTCTTCATTAGGTGTGATATCATACATTGAAGTTAACAAGACCGCAAAGTACTGTGAAAAAGAGAGGATCTTCCTGAGAGAAAGTCAGAAACAAAGTACGATAAATAATTACTAAACGCATAGACGATAGAGTGATGTTTGGTGAACTGCCTCCGTAGATTAAAATCTGACATGGAGTTCGATAACCACGGTTAGTCTCTCGGTGCAGCAATATTATTGTTCTAACTCTATACGTAAACTTCCGCCAATCTTTCAACTCGGCATATACCTGGTTTTCTTATTTCAAACAAACTGTCACAATTTTTTCAAGGAAATCAAGCTTCCAGTGAAACTGTAGATATTATcaactcctcttcctcttctggcACATTTTATGGTGTCACATCTTAGATCCAAAAAGTAGCACACATGATCCTAATGCCGTGCTCCCATTCAAGACAAGTAGTTTAGGACATCCTACAAGTTTTTGGGTATTGACCCAAAATGTAATCTAAAGCCCACGCTTTCTTAAGGTAACTTTTCATTATCCAAATGTGAACATACTCTTCTCTTGAATTATTATCCACCAAAGCCATAGATCCTTATATATTAAGCAAGTGAATATCCTCAAGCAAATCAGAGAGTTTCCAAGTCCAAATTCACCATGTAATTTCAATCCTTTTAAGGCGGGATGAGAAGTCCAACAAAACTCTTCTTTCTTGAAGTCGAAGGAAATTATATGGCTTCCTCCTCCTGCAATATTAACATGGCTTCCTTGTTCAACCAACCAATGCATGTCACCATATGCACATACATTTTTTTCACTTAATAAACGAGGAGGAACTGATGGTATCTCTAGCCATGAGGATGAGTCGGTGCCTAATACATAAACATAAGCTGTTATTTGGTAATTTGGCTGAGCCCCACTCTCCCAAACGCAAACAAGTTTGTATACATAAACATTCCACGATTTGGAACTTTCATGTAATTCTCCAACCCTAATCATCAatcaaacataaataaaaaaagtggAATATCCGAGCAGTAACAAACTAAGTAATGTTCAAAAAATAATATACGCAAATATTCTATATGTCAACGATTTAACTTTGATAACTAAAATTCTACTAGACATAcatttgaaaataaaatattcaTTATGTAGTTGATCGATGGATCTGATAATATGTATTAAAGTAAATTTCAATCTTATAACAAGGAATAATGGAGTAGTTGAAACATACTTTTGATCGAGAACAAGAGAAGAAGATGCGGTATCAAGAACTTTGAGACATCGACACATACAGTTCAAAAATCTATTCCAAAACCTGCCATCATTTATCGATTTTTCGAGAAGTAGGATAATCTGTCTACGTTTTTGTGAAGGAGGATTGTTGGGTAAAGCGTACCGCGGCTACGTATTACGTAAGCAATCTCGGCATTTCCGATGCATAGCTGAGTTCGCAAtcaccttttttattttttattttttctgattaaaagaaaaaaacagccAACCAATCATAATTGCCATGGGAACTTACTTACATAACAAGTTTACTTAATTGAAACAATTTACTCGCGCACCAAAGTCGGCAATAAAACGAAAGACCCCATACATTATCTGATTATCACACAAGAAACCCAATAAAATTTGTGCACATCCACTCTGATTAGATACCAAACTACAGTAGTACACATCGTCAAAGAAGTgcaactgaatgacaattccaGTGCAATGAAATTCAATCTTCGAAAACCAATAAGAGGACCACACAACATCTTGTACTACTATTAGTTTAGGTCAGATCATCTTCCTCCAACTCCTTGGCTTTCAGCTTTTCCTTCACTCTCAACAGTAAGGTGGTCTTCCAAGAATCCTACATGGAGTTTCATGCAACAAAATTAACATAAATGCAAGAACCGCAAAATTAAGTTTATAATGGAAGCAAGCATTATGATTATATCAAATTTGAAGAGACGTGTACCAGTGGGGTCATGCTATCAAATTCCTTCACCACATCAGTGAACTTAGCAACATCTTCTTCATCAAGCGAAGCAGCAATATCCTGTCACAAAGCACAAAGCAAAGTTAAAACCAGTTGACAATTACAAGTCATAACTAAAAGAAATCTTCTAGTTGATAAACACTACACATACACAAGACACGttataacaaagaaaacaagagtGTAAGTTATCCTTTTCTCAGTTCGATTGGAGATCAAACTTACTACTTGCAAACAGAATAATCCAAAACTGAACGGCTTTCTATATAATAGCAACTCACCTTTAAAAATCTGTACTCCCTTGTTCCTGAGAAAGTTGGATCCAAATCCTGTAGAAGTACAAAAATTATGTAAATTTTCCGAAAGATAAAGGGTACAACATGAAAATTCTAAACAAGTCACAAACTTAAAACCTCATATTTCTCTAATGCATTGCTGATTGCAACAGGATCTCCTTTGCAGAGTTGGCATATCCCAGCATTAAGAAGATGTCCTTTGACCCCATACTTCAGCAAGTTGTTGTTGAGCGAGTGCCGTGCAATTTCCTCATAAATTTGAATAGACTTGGGATATCTGCAGAAACATTAGCAATATGTGCATTGATAAGAAGCCATCACCTCTAAATACGCCTCCTAACTAACCATATTGATAATTAATATCTACTAGAGCCATTGTTCACAAAATTCAATAATAGGTTTAATCAAATAAAAAGTGACAAGAATCCACACAAAAAAAACTAATGTTTCTGCAATCAAAATGATTAGACACATCAAGTGAAGTTCATTCAATGAAGGAAAGTCCAGTCTGGTTGCATGCTTTCCTCAATGCTGTTTTACCAAGTCATTTATCTTTTTTGTTTAGTTTGATGTAACCTGTGTTAGCTGGAAGGGGATTGTAGGCAAGTGTTCTAATGAGGCAATTGTTTGCAACCATATACTTCCCAACCATTTTTACATAGTTTTCAATGAAACTGCAGTTTCAAATATAATATATTAGACCAAAACTTTTCCCTGAATTTAATTGACAACGAAAAAGAGTTGAATAATAACACTAAATGACACTAATAAACATTAAGGAAATGTCCTAAGGTACTGCAGGTAAAAATGAAAGGTCATGAAAGGGTGATGTCATATCATGACATATAGTTGCAGATAAGAATAATAATATTGCTAAGCTTTATAATTAAAACTAGTTGCAAATATTAAGAAAGCACAGTACAACTAGCAGTCACGAGATGATCAGGTAGGTATATTCTATAAGATCAAATTCACCAGCCAGACAAAACATAGGATTCTCCAAAACAACAACTTGGTGCAAATTGCAAAATATGTAGGATATGTgacaaacaaaacaataactTTTGACTGCCAGAATATTAGCAAAATGTAGACAACTTACTGTTCAATCTGAGCAGCAAATTGAGCAACTTTCTGCTTGCACTGGTTGGCAGAAGTTGTTACTTCTTCATTTTGGAAAAAATCAGCAGCTCTTTCATAGAAGTCAATAGCCTTCTCAATGTTTTGTTCAGATTCATATAACTCGGCAATTTCCTGCATGGGAAAAAAACAGACCCCGATGTTACAGAATGactagaatggtttctataacaTTATATGCTACAGATGTAGACTGCAGAAAACATCGAGATCAAGAAGAAAGCAGGATGAAAACTAGtcataatcatatgaatatgagGTTTAGCCATTTGAATTCGCATCTTCCATTTTTCTTCTACACTTTCAAGTGATCTAATCTAACATTTTAGTTCCTTTCCCATATCAGTCACTAAGTTGCATCTGTCTATATCTAAGACACAGTTCCTCTTAACTTATCACTAATAGGTGTCCCAGATCTTTGTAACAATACTAACCCAGGGAGTGTAGGCTTGTGACTGAACCTAACCAGGTGGAGGGTAGTCTTGGTATGTTCACTTTAGTAAAATCACAGTGAGTATGCCCCTAAACCCTCAGCCTAGGAGGTCCTCCATCCCGGAACAGGTTAGtagcaaaaataaaataaaaaaataggaaATTTTATTAAACAAAATACCTTATAGTATCTTGCAGCCATATTAAGCCTTCCAATATCACAAAGCAAATTTACACCCTGCTCTAAGCAAGAAATGGACTCTGCAGAAAACAAGAATCAAAATGTATGATTATGACTAACCTATGTATAAATAAGtacaaagaaaagaacaataGAAAATTAAGAATGAAAATGCAAGTAGAAATGGTTCGAGTCTATTACATCACAAACTGGCATTATTAGCAACATTAAAACAAGATAAACCAAAGGCAGGTCCTGACAGTACCAAATCTTTTGTGCGAGTAGTACAATATAAACTGTTAAAGGAGGCTATGTACCAGCTAACAAGGGTGAACTTCTACCTATAGCTAGAGTAAGTACAACAAACGTTGTAATTCTAACTTAACAACTTGATTTCAGGTCACTTATTCAACCAAGAATACAGACTGCATCTTAATTCATTTGACCATCTCAGTTTAAAATACTGAAATGCAAACAATGCCCTCCCCAATGATTAATAGATTATTTCCCTGTATGAGCCGTGAACCAAAGCTACACACGTAAGATGTAACACAATACATAACATACCATTTACAGATGTTTTCTTGTAGCAATGTGCAGCATCAACATAAGCTGTGGCGGCTTCATGTTTGCTCTCAGTCTACATGGAAAAGTATTATCATCATGTATTGTTAGGgacatttaaaataaaaaagatatttCTGGATTCTGAAACACCAAAAGCACCAACCTTTAAATGACAGTTTGCCAACTTGACATATGTTGCTCCAGCTTTGTCCCCTGAAACACCACGTCCCAAAGATTAGAAAGCAATAAAAACGGCATTGGAAAAATCTAATAACAAGTTTAAAAGACATTATCATTGCTTGTCAGAGAGTTAACAAAGCACTACTTCCAAATTAACGAGAATAGGAACCACCACATGTACAATAAGGCTTTCCAGGCCCATCAGTTAGAAACCGCGATAATAAGTCAGAACTTGATGGTACATGAACACCATATCAAGCATAATATCTATTTCATCTCATTAATCGACAACTTCCATTTATTAACACTTCATTGCATAATTTCATTGCAAATTTCTCCCAAAACAACTTTGAAACACCATTCCCTATCACGGTAATACACTTATCATTAAAACCTATAAGCCTAATTCATCAAAGTTCTAAGCTCAGACCTTTTGCCATCCCTAAAATCCCAATTAAATCAAAAAATCAAACAGAATATCATTATCAGATCCTCAATGCAACACTAACTATCCGATTTAACTGAACCAGCAGAAACATACACGATCAAATCCGAGACGGATTCGATGCAATCACACACAAAATCCCAAAGGCACCGTAACACCTCGATCCAAAATTTCACCGCAAAGCAAAAAGATGACGGGAAAAACAAAACGATCGGGGCGAAATCGAGGAATTAGAGAGAGTGAAACTCACAGGATTTGGCGAGCTTGTAAGAATTGGCAGCTTTATCGAAGAGTTCAGCGGCGTCTTCGTATTTGGAGCCGAAGAGGCCCCAACCGCCGAGCTTCTTCTCCGCTTTGCGTTCGAAATCTTCAGCCTTAGCTATCTGATCTCCCATtggttttagattttttttaattttttttttttggttcaaaatctctctctctctctctctggagaAGAATGGAAGGGTTTGAGTTGAATGGAAGGGGAAAACAGGAGTCTTGAAGAGTTCTTCGGATTTCTGAGGACGGTGACGCGGCTAAGTCAAGGAAAGCGGGCTTATTTGAGGTTGAGAGGCCCAAGGTTGTTTAACAAGTCAAGGCCCATTGGGAATTGTCAACTATACCAAATTATTCTCTATTTTGTCTATTGCAATTGAATAGAATTACATGTATGAAACTAGAGTTTTGGAAACTAATCAGAATCTAGGGGTACTTCTCCATGGTAAGTTAAGGAGAAGTCAGTTTTAAAGCTGTATGATCATTAaataagttaaaaaaaaattggttagACTTTAGAATCatatatcttcttctttttctttaaacgAAATTATACCGATTTAACTCTTAATTAAGAGCATTAATCCAACGTCACTAGATTTCTTTAGGGGAAAGGAAGCAACACATTATGTCAAAGGGGGGTTTTGACTTTTTCTCATATTGGAATAATTCATTTGAACGCGGTAAAGAAACGcattaattaataaataaataattttttcagAATAACAATCGTATTAGATAGAAGCACGATATCATGCACATTTTCTCTTTGaaagattattattattttttttaaataaagagtTAGTGCGGCAGATGATTTGAATTTCATAGTTTTGAATGTTTGGCTTATGAATCGTGTATCCATGATTTGCGTGAAAATCAAATAGAACACTATGGGTTTAACATTAATTCCCCTTATCTATGGATATCCTTGTATCCATATTTATCATCACAAACTCGTTGAACAACTATATATCTGGATACGACCAAAAGATCTCCATTAAAATAATGAGCGCACCAACTATATATGCTCTGATAATGCAGGTTGCACTGTTGCGGGCTAACCCAAAACTgaaggaagatgacgaaccaGCA
Protein-coding regions in this window:
- the LOC133717489 gene encoding alpha-soluble NSF attachment protein 2 — encoded protein: MGDQIAKAEDFERKAEKKLGGWGLFGSKYEDAAELFDKAANSYKLAKSWDKAGATYVKLANCHLKTESKHEAATAYVDAAHCYKKTSVNESISCLEQGVNLLCDIGRLNMAARYYKEIAELYESEQNIEKAIDFYERAADFFQNEEVTTSANQCKQKVAQFAAQIEQYPKSIQIYEEIARHSLNNNLLKYGVKGHLLNAGICQLCKGDPVAISNALEKYEDLDPTFSGTREYRFLKDIAASLDEEDVAKFTDVVKEFDSMTPLDSWKTTLLLRVKEKLKAKELEEDDLT